The following proteins are co-located in the Paralichthys olivaceus isolate ysfri-2021 chromosome 10, ASM2471397v2, whole genome shotgun sequence genome:
- the LOC109633255 gene encoding protein starmaker-like isoform X5: MALRYFLACLVLPSCLVSGELLKYSLLGQKVHLKPDIPGHPDEILWKHQDSTVVTFNGKEEHVYSLYQNRVTLDWVSAELYITDLRREDSGVYELETLVNKKWHRFQYELEVIGKVTKPSVSCDMNSSSSDTRGARATLTCSAEPTQPQSLMKYEWESSANMLPGPELTILLEDEHDDKIYTCRVSNPLTFETTTFNAKTCYPDKSSSVALTVSLIILFIILLLIAVVGVMFCKLKNKACFAKSNRDDVENRIKPGATEERDQDDESKPLFDRAPTLPSHQQLRPLAQVESVLQSKKEEDETEEANSSTNGISPTTPLARLSMTQNSPGSKKSTDEETVSPPVSLPLGRKPSFSEDQHNPSSNHKDDADGDQVPGPSDQVLECDPSDSDEENVASPVGVLDFGEDTQSDVESSAASAQPESEKEEDEIEEEKSPAANVPPPPTQPLTQNSPDKGMEDTSGEYKDETNSDQVHGETESHSPEKSTEADESTEEEQPPTAPEQNMSETASHEQDSKLSQEETHKKEDDHPEMEKSVSGDERESDGEQAEDNLYLDTSQSPTPKHSDNTQTNTFENAALQDPDQQVEGKSGDESDECEGQLDSSTAEEDYCERKSDEKSKDECDPKEEKPDNKNESEDKEGQQKTEAVEKSK; encoded by the exons ATGGCTCTGCGTTACTTCCTGGCCTGTTTGGTTCTTCCCTCCTGTCTCG TCTCTGGAGAGCTTCTGAAGTACAGTCTCCTGGGGCAGAAGGTCCACCTGAAGCCAGACATCCCCGGACACCCTGACGAGATCCTGTGGAAACACCAAGACAGCACAGTGGTGACATTTAATGGGAAGGAGGAACATGTGTACAGCCTTTATCAAAACAGAGTCACCCTTGACTGGGTCTCTGCAGAACTCTACATCACAGACCTCAGACGTGAAGACAGCGGAGTGTATGAATTGGAAACATTGGTGAACAAAAAGTGGCATCGTTTCCAGTATGAATTAGAGGTCATAG GCAAGGTTACCAAACCCAGCGTCTCCTGTGAcatgaacagcagcagctctgacacaCGTGGAGCCCGGGCGACGCTGACATGCTCTGCTGAGCCAACACAGCCTCAGTCCTTGATGAAGTATGAGTGGGAGTCAAGTGCAAATATGCTGCCAGGCCCTGAGTTAACAATATTGCTGGAGGATGAACATGACGATAAAATATACACTTGCAGGGTGAGCAACCCTCTGACTTTTGAAACAACGACATTCAACGCAAAGACTTGCTACCCTG ATAAAAGTTCCTCAGTAGCGCTGACTGTCAGTCTaatcatcctcttcatcatacTACTACTAATTGCTGTTGTGGGCGTAATGTTCTGCAAACTAAAGAATAAAg cATGTTTTGCAAAAAGCAACAGAGATGATGTGGAAAATAGGATTAAACCTGGTGCAACAGAAG AGAGGGATCAAGACGATGAATCAAAGCCTTTATTTGACAGAGCGCCCACGCTCCCCTCCCATCAGCAACTCAGACCTTTGGCCCAAG TTGAATCTGTCTTACAATCaaagaaggaggaagatgaaacTGAAGAAGCAAATTCTTCTACAAATGGCATTTCTCCTACTACCCCTCTAGCTCGTCTGTCTATGACCCAAAACTCTCCAG GTTCAAAGAAGAGCACTGATGAAGAAACGGTGTCTCCTCCCGTTTCGTTGCCTCTCGGCAGAAAACCATCTTTCTCTGAGGACCAGCACAATCCCTCCAGCAACCACAAAGACGATGCAGATGGAGATCAGGTCCCTGGACCTTCAGACCAGGTCCTGGAGTGTGATCCTTCAGACTCGGATGAGGAAAATGTAGCAAGCCCAGTTGGTGTGTTGGACTTTGGTGAGGACACTCAGTCTGATGTGGAATCATCTGCTGCTTCTGCACAGCCAG AatcagagaaggaggaagatgaaattgaagaagaaaagtctcCTGCAGCAAATGTCCCCCCTCCTCCTACTCAGCCTTTGACCCAAAACTCTCCAGATAAGGGAATGGAAGACACATCTGGTGAATACAAAGACGAGACCAACTCAGATCAGGTTCATGGGGAAACTGAATCTCACTCACCAGAGAAAAGTACTGAAGCAGACGAGTCAACTGAGGAGGAGCAGCCGCCCACCGCTCCTGAGCAGAACATGTCAGAAACTGCTTCACATGAACAAGACTCAAAGTTGTCACAGGaagaaacacacaagaaagaagACGACCACCCAGAAATGGAAAAATCTGTTTCTGGAGATGAACGTGAATCAGATGGAGAACAGGCAGAAGATAATCTATATTTAGACACCTCTCAGAGCCCCACACCAAAACATTCAGACAACACTCAAACCAATACATTTGAAAACGCTGCCCTCCAAGATCCAGACCAACAAGTAGAAGGCAAGAGTGGGGATGAGTCAGATGAGTGTGAGGGGCAGTtagacagcagcacagcagaggAAGATTACTGTGAGCGTAAATCTGATGAGAAATCTAAGGACGAGTGTGATCCAAAAGAAGAAAAGCCAGACAACAAGAATGAGAGCGAGGATAAAGAAGGACAACAGAAAACTGAGGCTGTTgaaaaatcaaagtga
- the LOC109633255 gene encoding dentin matrix acidic phosphoprotein 1-like isoform X3, with protein sequence MALRYFLACLVLPSCLVSGELLKYSLLGQKVHLKPDIPGHPDEILWKHQDSTVVTFNGKEEHVYSLYQNRVTLDWVSAELYITDLRREDSGVYELETLVNKKWHRFQYELEVIGKVTKPSVSCDMNSSSSDTRGARATLTCSAEPTQPQSLMKYEWESSANMLPGPELTILLEDEHDDKIYTCRVSNPLTFETTTFNAKTCYPDKSSSVALTVSLIILFIILLLIAVVGVMFCKLKNKACFAKSNRDDVENRIKPGATEERDQDDESKPLFDRAPTLPSHQQLRPLAQGDYNTAPDLPANNHREHADLDKGHVESVLQSKKEEDETEEANSSTNGISPTTPLARLSMTQNSPVSGSKKSTDEETVSPPVSLPLGRKPSFSEDQHNPSSNHKDDADGDQVPGPSDQVLECDPSDSDEENVASPVGVLDFESEKEEDEIEEEKSPAANVPPPPTQPLTQNSPDKGMEDTSGEYKDETNSDQVHGETESHSPEKSTEADESTEEEQPPTAPEQNMSETASHEQDSKLSQEETHKKEDDHPEMEKSVSGDERESDGEQAEDNLYLDTSQSPTPKHSDNTQTNTFENAALQDPDQQVEGKSGDESDECEGQLDSSTAEEDYCERKSDEKSKDECDPKEEKPDNKNESEDKEGQQKTEAVEKSK encoded by the exons ATGGCTCTGCGTTACTTCCTGGCCTGTTTGGTTCTTCCCTCCTGTCTCG TCTCTGGAGAGCTTCTGAAGTACAGTCTCCTGGGGCAGAAGGTCCACCTGAAGCCAGACATCCCCGGACACCCTGACGAGATCCTGTGGAAACACCAAGACAGCACAGTGGTGACATTTAATGGGAAGGAGGAACATGTGTACAGCCTTTATCAAAACAGAGTCACCCTTGACTGGGTCTCTGCAGAACTCTACATCACAGACCTCAGACGTGAAGACAGCGGAGTGTATGAATTGGAAACATTGGTGAACAAAAAGTGGCATCGTTTCCAGTATGAATTAGAGGTCATAG GCAAGGTTACCAAACCCAGCGTCTCCTGTGAcatgaacagcagcagctctgacacaCGTGGAGCCCGGGCGACGCTGACATGCTCTGCTGAGCCAACACAGCCTCAGTCCTTGATGAAGTATGAGTGGGAGTCAAGTGCAAATATGCTGCCAGGCCCTGAGTTAACAATATTGCTGGAGGATGAACATGACGATAAAATATACACTTGCAGGGTGAGCAACCCTCTGACTTTTGAAACAACGACATTCAACGCAAAGACTTGCTACCCTG ATAAAAGTTCCTCAGTAGCGCTGACTGTCAGTCTaatcatcctcttcatcatacTACTACTAATTGCTGTTGTGGGCGTAATGTTCTGCAAACTAAAGAATAAAg cATGTTTTGCAAAAAGCAACAGAGATGATGTGGAAAATAGGATTAAACCTGGTGCAACAGAAG AGAGGGATCAAGACGATGAATCAAAGCCTTTATTTGACAGAGCGCCCACGCTCCCCTCCCATCAGCAACTCAGACCTTTGGCCCAAGGTGATTATAACACAGCACCTGATCTCCCTGCCAACAATCACAGAGAACACGCGGACTTGGACAAAGGACATG TTGAATCTGTCTTACAATCaaagaaggaggaagatgaaacTGAAGAAGCAAATTCTTCTACAAATGGCATTTCTCCTACTACCCCTCTAGCTCGTCTGTCTATGACCCAAAACTCTCCAG TTTCAGGTTCAAAGAAGAGCACTGATGAAGAAACGGTGTCTCCTCCCGTTTCGTTGCCTCTCGGCAGAAAACCATCTTTCTCTGAGGACCAGCACAATCCCTCCAGCAACCACAAAGACGATGCAGATGGAGATCAGGTCCCTGGACCTTCAGACCAGGTCCTGGAGTGTGATCCTTCAGACTCGGATGAGGAAAATGTAGCAAGCCCAGTTGGTGTGTTGGACTTTG AatcagagaaggaggaagatgaaattgaagaagaaaagtctcCTGCAGCAAATGTCCCCCCTCCTCCTACTCAGCCTTTGACCCAAAACTCTCCAGATAAGGGAATGGAAGACACATCTGGTGAATACAAAGACGAGACCAACTCAGATCAGGTTCATGGGGAAACTGAATCTCACTCACCAGAGAAAAGTACTGAAGCAGACGAGTCAACTGAGGAGGAGCAGCCGCCCACCGCTCCTGAGCAGAACATGTCAGAAACTGCTTCACATGAACAAGACTCAAAGTTGTCACAGGaagaaacacacaagaaagaagACGACCACCCAGAAATGGAAAAATCTGTTTCTGGAGATGAACGTGAATCAGATGGAGAACAGGCAGAAGATAATCTATATTTAGACACCTCTCAGAGCCCCACACCAAAACATTCAGACAACACTCAAACCAATACATTTGAAAACGCTGCCCTCCAAGATCCAGACCAACAAGTAGAAGGCAAGAGTGGGGATGAGTCAGATGAGTGTGAGGGGCAGTtagacagcagcacagcagaggAAGATTACTGTGAGCGTAAATCTGATGAGAAATCTAAGGACGAGTGTGATCCAAAAGAAGAAAAGCCAGACAACAAGAATGAGAGCGAGGATAAAGAAGGACAACAGAAAACTGAGGCTGTTgaaaaatcaaagtga
- the LOC109633255 gene encoding protein starmaker-like isoform X1, with product MALRYFLACLVLPSCLVSGELLKYSLLGQKVHLKPDIPGHPDEILWKHQDSTVVTFNGKEEHVYSLYQNRVTLDWVSAELYITDLRREDSGVYELETLVNKKWHRFQYELEVIGKVTKPSVSCDMNSSSSDTRGARATLTCSAEPTQPQSLMKYEWESSANMLPGPELTILLEDEHDDKIYTCRVSNPLTFETTTFNAKTCYPDKSSSVALTVSLIILFIILLLIAVVGVMFCKLKNKACFAKSNRDDVENRIKPGATEERDQDDESKPLFDRAPTLPSHQQLRPLAQGDYNTAPDLPANNHREHADLDKGHVESVLQSKKEEDETEEANSSTNGISPTTPLARLSMTQNSPVSGSKKSTDEETVSPPVSLPLGRKPSFSEDQHNPSSNHKDDADGDQVPGPSDQVLECDPSDSDEENVASPVGVLDFGEDTQSDVESSAASAQPESEKEEDEIEEEKSPAANVPPPPTQPLTQNSPDKGMEDTSGEYKDETNSDQVHGETESHSPEKSTEADESTEEEQPPTAPEQNMSETASHEQDSKLSQEETHKKEDDHPEMEKSVSGDERESDGEQAEDNLYLDTSQSPTPKHSDNTQTNTFENAALQDPDQQVEGKSGDESDECEGQLDSSTAEEDYCERKSDEKSKDECDPKEEKPDNKNESEDKEGQQKTEAVEKSK from the exons ATGGCTCTGCGTTACTTCCTGGCCTGTTTGGTTCTTCCCTCCTGTCTCG TCTCTGGAGAGCTTCTGAAGTACAGTCTCCTGGGGCAGAAGGTCCACCTGAAGCCAGACATCCCCGGACACCCTGACGAGATCCTGTGGAAACACCAAGACAGCACAGTGGTGACATTTAATGGGAAGGAGGAACATGTGTACAGCCTTTATCAAAACAGAGTCACCCTTGACTGGGTCTCTGCAGAACTCTACATCACAGACCTCAGACGTGAAGACAGCGGAGTGTATGAATTGGAAACATTGGTGAACAAAAAGTGGCATCGTTTCCAGTATGAATTAGAGGTCATAG GCAAGGTTACCAAACCCAGCGTCTCCTGTGAcatgaacagcagcagctctgacacaCGTGGAGCCCGGGCGACGCTGACATGCTCTGCTGAGCCAACACAGCCTCAGTCCTTGATGAAGTATGAGTGGGAGTCAAGTGCAAATATGCTGCCAGGCCCTGAGTTAACAATATTGCTGGAGGATGAACATGACGATAAAATATACACTTGCAGGGTGAGCAACCCTCTGACTTTTGAAACAACGACATTCAACGCAAAGACTTGCTACCCTG ATAAAAGTTCCTCAGTAGCGCTGACTGTCAGTCTaatcatcctcttcatcatacTACTACTAATTGCTGTTGTGGGCGTAATGTTCTGCAAACTAAAGAATAAAg cATGTTTTGCAAAAAGCAACAGAGATGATGTGGAAAATAGGATTAAACCTGGTGCAACAGAAG AGAGGGATCAAGACGATGAATCAAAGCCTTTATTTGACAGAGCGCCCACGCTCCCCTCCCATCAGCAACTCAGACCTTTGGCCCAAGGTGATTATAACACAGCACCTGATCTCCCTGCCAACAATCACAGAGAACACGCGGACTTGGACAAAGGACATG TTGAATCTGTCTTACAATCaaagaaggaggaagatgaaacTGAAGAAGCAAATTCTTCTACAAATGGCATTTCTCCTACTACCCCTCTAGCTCGTCTGTCTATGACCCAAAACTCTCCAG TTTCAGGTTCAAAGAAGAGCACTGATGAAGAAACGGTGTCTCCTCCCGTTTCGTTGCCTCTCGGCAGAAAACCATCTTTCTCTGAGGACCAGCACAATCCCTCCAGCAACCACAAAGACGATGCAGATGGAGATCAGGTCCCTGGACCTTCAGACCAGGTCCTGGAGTGTGATCCTTCAGACTCGGATGAGGAAAATGTAGCAAGCCCAGTTGGTGTGTTGGACTTTGGTGAGGACACTCAGTCTGATGTGGAATCATCTGCTGCTTCTGCACAGCCAG AatcagagaaggaggaagatgaaattgaagaagaaaagtctcCTGCAGCAAATGTCCCCCCTCCTCCTACTCAGCCTTTGACCCAAAACTCTCCAGATAAGGGAATGGAAGACACATCTGGTGAATACAAAGACGAGACCAACTCAGATCAGGTTCATGGGGAAACTGAATCTCACTCACCAGAGAAAAGTACTGAAGCAGACGAGTCAACTGAGGAGGAGCAGCCGCCCACCGCTCCTGAGCAGAACATGTCAGAAACTGCTTCACATGAACAAGACTCAAAGTTGTCACAGGaagaaacacacaagaaagaagACGACCACCCAGAAATGGAAAAATCTGTTTCTGGAGATGAACGTGAATCAGATGGAGAACAGGCAGAAGATAATCTATATTTAGACACCTCTCAGAGCCCCACACCAAAACATTCAGACAACACTCAAACCAATACATTTGAAAACGCTGCCCTCCAAGATCCAGACCAACAAGTAGAAGGCAAGAGTGGGGATGAGTCAGATGAGTGTGAGGGGCAGTtagacagcagcacagcagaggAAGATTACTGTGAGCGTAAATCTGATGAGAAATCTAAGGACGAGTGTGATCCAAAAGAAGAAAAGCCAGACAACAAGAATGAGAGCGAGGATAAAGAAGGACAACAGAAAACTGAGGCTGTTgaaaaatcaaagtga
- the LOC109633255 gene encoding uncharacterized protein isoform X4, with product MALRYFLACLVLPSCLVSGELLKYSLLGQKVHLKPDIPGHPDEILWKHQDSTVVTFNGKEEHVYSLYQNRVTLDWVSAELYITDLRREDSGVYELETLVNKKWHRFQYELEVIGKVTKPSVSCDMNSSSSDTRGARATLTCSAEPTQPQSLMKYEWESSANMLPGPELTILLEDEHDDKIYTCRVSNPLTFETTTFNAKTCYPDKSSSVALTVSLIILFIILLLIAVVGVMFCKLKNKACFAKSNRDDVENRIKPGATEERDQDDESKPLFDRAPTLPSHQQLRPLAQVESVLQSKKEEDETEEANSSTNGISPTTPLARLSMTQNSPVSGSKKSTDEETVSPPVSLPLGRKPSFSEDQHNPSSNHKDDADGDQVPGPSDQVLECDPSDSDEENVASPVGVLDFGEDTQSDVESSAASAQPESEKEEDEIEEEKSPAANVPPPPTQPLTQNSPDKGMEDTSGEYKDETNSDQVHGETESHSPEKSTEADESTEEEQPPTAPEQNMSETASHEQDSKLSQEETHKKEDDHPEMEKSVSGDERESDGEQAEDNLYLDTSQSPTPKHSDNTQTNTFENAALQDPDQQVEGKSGDESDECEGQLDSSTAEEDYCERKSDEKSKDECDPKEEKPDNKNESEDKEGQQKTEAVEKSK from the exons ATGGCTCTGCGTTACTTCCTGGCCTGTTTGGTTCTTCCCTCCTGTCTCG TCTCTGGAGAGCTTCTGAAGTACAGTCTCCTGGGGCAGAAGGTCCACCTGAAGCCAGACATCCCCGGACACCCTGACGAGATCCTGTGGAAACACCAAGACAGCACAGTGGTGACATTTAATGGGAAGGAGGAACATGTGTACAGCCTTTATCAAAACAGAGTCACCCTTGACTGGGTCTCTGCAGAACTCTACATCACAGACCTCAGACGTGAAGACAGCGGAGTGTATGAATTGGAAACATTGGTGAACAAAAAGTGGCATCGTTTCCAGTATGAATTAGAGGTCATAG GCAAGGTTACCAAACCCAGCGTCTCCTGTGAcatgaacagcagcagctctgacacaCGTGGAGCCCGGGCGACGCTGACATGCTCTGCTGAGCCAACACAGCCTCAGTCCTTGATGAAGTATGAGTGGGAGTCAAGTGCAAATATGCTGCCAGGCCCTGAGTTAACAATATTGCTGGAGGATGAACATGACGATAAAATATACACTTGCAGGGTGAGCAACCCTCTGACTTTTGAAACAACGACATTCAACGCAAAGACTTGCTACCCTG ATAAAAGTTCCTCAGTAGCGCTGACTGTCAGTCTaatcatcctcttcatcatacTACTACTAATTGCTGTTGTGGGCGTAATGTTCTGCAAACTAAAGAATAAAg cATGTTTTGCAAAAAGCAACAGAGATGATGTGGAAAATAGGATTAAACCTGGTGCAACAGAAG AGAGGGATCAAGACGATGAATCAAAGCCTTTATTTGACAGAGCGCCCACGCTCCCCTCCCATCAGCAACTCAGACCTTTGGCCCAAG TTGAATCTGTCTTACAATCaaagaaggaggaagatgaaacTGAAGAAGCAAATTCTTCTACAAATGGCATTTCTCCTACTACCCCTCTAGCTCGTCTGTCTATGACCCAAAACTCTCCAG TTTCAGGTTCAAAGAAGAGCACTGATGAAGAAACGGTGTCTCCTCCCGTTTCGTTGCCTCTCGGCAGAAAACCATCTTTCTCTGAGGACCAGCACAATCCCTCCAGCAACCACAAAGACGATGCAGATGGAGATCAGGTCCCTGGACCTTCAGACCAGGTCCTGGAGTGTGATCCTTCAGACTCGGATGAGGAAAATGTAGCAAGCCCAGTTGGTGTGTTGGACTTTGGTGAGGACACTCAGTCTGATGTGGAATCATCTGCTGCTTCTGCACAGCCAG AatcagagaaggaggaagatgaaattgaagaagaaaagtctcCTGCAGCAAATGTCCCCCCTCCTCCTACTCAGCCTTTGACCCAAAACTCTCCAGATAAGGGAATGGAAGACACATCTGGTGAATACAAAGACGAGACCAACTCAGATCAGGTTCATGGGGAAACTGAATCTCACTCACCAGAGAAAAGTACTGAAGCAGACGAGTCAACTGAGGAGGAGCAGCCGCCCACCGCTCCTGAGCAGAACATGTCAGAAACTGCTTCACATGAACAAGACTCAAAGTTGTCACAGGaagaaacacacaagaaagaagACGACCACCCAGAAATGGAAAAATCTGTTTCTGGAGATGAACGTGAATCAGATGGAGAACAGGCAGAAGATAATCTATATTTAGACACCTCTCAGAGCCCCACACCAAAACATTCAGACAACACTCAAACCAATACATTTGAAAACGCTGCCCTCCAAGATCCAGACCAACAAGTAGAAGGCAAGAGTGGGGATGAGTCAGATGAGTGTGAGGGGCAGTtagacagcagcacagcagaggAAGATTACTGTGAGCGTAAATCTGATGAGAAATCTAAGGACGAGTGTGATCCAAAAGAAGAAAAGCCAGACAACAAGAATGAGAGCGAGGATAAAGAAGGACAACAGAAAACTGAGGCTGTTgaaaaatcaaagtga
- the LOC109633255 gene encoding protein starmaker-like isoform X2, with protein sequence MALRYFLACLVLPSCLVSGELLKYSLLGQKVHLKPDIPGHPDEILWKHQDSTVVTFNGKEEHVYSLYQNRVTLDWVSAELYITDLRREDSGVYELETLVNKKWHRFQYELEVIGKVTKPSVSCDMNSSSSDTRGARATLTCSAEPTQPQSLMKYEWESSANMLPGPELTILLEDEHDDKIYTCRVSNPLTFETTTFNAKTCYPDKSSSVALTVSLIILFIILLLIAVVGVMFCKLKNKACFAKSNRDDVENRIKPGATEERDQDDESKPLFDRAPTLPSHQQLRPLAQGDYNTAPDLPANNHREHADLDKGHVESVLQSKKEEDETEEANSSTNGISPTTPLARLSMTQNSPGSKKSTDEETVSPPVSLPLGRKPSFSEDQHNPSSNHKDDADGDQVPGPSDQVLECDPSDSDEENVASPVGVLDFGEDTQSDVESSAASAQPESEKEEDEIEEEKSPAANVPPPPTQPLTQNSPDKGMEDTSGEYKDETNSDQVHGETESHSPEKSTEADESTEEEQPPTAPEQNMSETASHEQDSKLSQEETHKKEDDHPEMEKSVSGDERESDGEQAEDNLYLDTSQSPTPKHSDNTQTNTFENAALQDPDQQVEGKSGDESDECEGQLDSSTAEEDYCERKSDEKSKDECDPKEEKPDNKNESEDKEGQQKTEAVEKSK encoded by the exons ATGGCTCTGCGTTACTTCCTGGCCTGTTTGGTTCTTCCCTCCTGTCTCG TCTCTGGAGAGCTTCTGAAGTACAGTCTCCTGGGGCAGAAGGTCCACCTGAAGCCAGACATCCCCGGACACCCTGACGAGATCCTGTGGAAACACCAAGACAGCACAGTGGTGACATTTAATGGGAAGGAGGAACATGTGTACAGCCTTTATCAAAACAGAGTCACCCTTGACTGGGTCTCTGCAGAACTCTACATCACAGACCTCAGACGTGAAGACAGCGGAGTGTATGAATTGGAAACATTGGTGAACAAAAAGTGGCATCGTTTCCAGTATGAATTAGAGGTCATAG GCAAGGTTACCAAACCCAGCGTCTCCTGTGAcatgaacagcagcagctctgacacaCGTGGAGCCCGGGCGACGCTGACATGCTCTGCTGAGCCAACACAGCCTCAGTCCTTGATGAAGTATGAGTGGGAGTCAAGTGCAAATATGCTGCCAGGCCCTGAGTTAACAATATTGCTGGAGGATGAACATGACGATAAAATATACACTTGCAGGGTGAGCAACCCTCTGACTTTTGAAACAACGACATTCAACGCAAAGACTTGCTACCCTG ATAAAAGTTCCTCAGTAGCGCTGACTGTCAGTCTaatcatcctcttcatcatacTACTACTAATTGCTGTTGTGGGCGTAATGTTCTGCAAACTAAAGAATAAAg cATGTTTTGCAAAAAGCAACAGAGATGATGTGGAAAATAGGATTAAACCTGGTGCAACAGAAG AGAGGGATCAAGACGATGAATCAAAGCCTTTATTTGACAGAGCGCCCACGCTCCCCTCCCATCAGCAACTCAGACCTTTGGCCCAAGGTGATTATAACACAGCACCTGATCTCCCTGCCAACAATCACAGAGAACACGCGGACTTGGACAAAGGACATG TTGAATCTGTCTTACAATCaaagaaggaggaagatgaaacTGAAGAAGCAAATTCTTCTACAAATGGCATTTCTCCTACTACCCCTCTAGCTCGTCTGTCTATGACCCAAAACTCTCCAG GTTCAAAGAAGAGCACTGATGAAGAAACGGTGTCTCCTCCCGTTTCGTTGCCTCTCGGCAGAAAACCATCTTTCTCTGAGGACCAGCACAATCCCTCCAGCAACCACAAAGACGATGCAGATGGAGATCAGGTCCCTGGACCTTCAGACCAGGTCCTGGAGTGTGATCCTTCAGACTCGGATGAGGAAAATGTAGCAAGCCCAGTTGGTGTGTTGGACTTTGGTGAGGACACTCAGTCTGATGTGGAATCATCTGCTGCTTCTGCACAGCCAG AatcagagaaggaggaagatgaaattgaagaagaaaagtctcCTGCAGCAAATGTCCCCCCTCCTCCTACTCAGCCTTTGACCCAAAACTCTCCAGATAAGGGAATGGAAGACACATCTGGTGAATACAAAGACGAGACCAACTCAGATCAGGTTCATGGGGAAACTGAATCTCACTCACCAGAGAAAAGTACTGAAGCAGACGAGTCAACTGAGGAGGAGCAGCCGCCCACCGCTCCTGAGCAGAACATGTCAGAAACTGCTTCACATGAACAAGACTCAAAGTTGTCACAGGaagaaacacacaagaaagaagACGACCACCCAGAAATGGAAAAATCTGTTTCTGGAGATGAACGTGAATCAGATGGAGAACAGGCAGAAGATAATCTATATTTAGACACCTCTCAGAGCCCCACACCAAAACATTCAGACAACACTCAAACCAATACATTTGAAAACGCTGCCCTCCAAGATCCAGACCAACAAGTAGAAGGCAAGAGTGGGGATGAGTCAGATGAGTGTGAGGGGCAGTtagacagcagcacagcagaggAAGATTACTGTGAGCGTAAATCTGATGAGAAATCTAAGGACGAGTGTGATCCAAAAGAAGAAAAGCCAGACAACAAGAATGAGAGCGAGGATAAAGAAGGACAACAGAAAACTGAGGCTGTTgaaaaatcaaagtga